The Grus americana isolate bGruAme1 chromosome 8, bGruAme1.mat, whole genome shotgun sequence genome includes a region encoding these proteins:
- the TMEM275 gene encoding transmembrane protein 275: protein MFSEKSSASLSQKPIQKKTRPQGLPSPALCCACGLCIMLAGINITLVGAFAFGTFLPVNNPPIIIGPILLVVAFTFFGACCICSRRPPAHGARKSKPGSNIGLIKPGNTAFEIETSEHTVQDTTAVQLSPTNSPISSKKSTPVHENAKTCKLFTMEGNGPVAKYTTGGEAIQLNLPRDLAAS, encoded by the coding sequence ATGTTCAGTGAAAAGAGCAGTGCCTCTTTGTCCCAGAAACCCATCCAGAAAAAGACACGACCTCAaggcctcccctcccctgctctctgctgtgcttGTGGACTTTGCATCATGCTAGCAGGGATCAACATCACTTTAGTGGGAGCATTTGCCTTTGGGACCTTCCTCCCTGTGAACAACCCTCCCATCATCATCGGACCCATCTTACTGGTGGTGGCCTTCACGTTCTTTGGTGCCTGCTGCATCTGCAGCCGAAGGCCCCCAGCTCACGGGGCCAGGAAATCTAAACCAGGTTCCAACATTGGGCTCATCAAACCTGGCAACACAGCCTTTGAAATTGAAACTAGTGAGCACACAGTGCAGGATACCACCGCTGTTCAGCTGAGCCCCACAAATTCCCCCATCTCCTCGAAAAAGTCCACACCAGTCCACGAGAACGCGAAGACTTGCAAGCTCTTCACGATGGAAGGCAACGGGCCAGTGGCCAAGTACACCACAGGAGGAGAGGCGATACAGCTCAACTTGCCCAGGGACCTGGCCGCATCCTAA